The genomic stretch CAGTTGTAGTATTACTAGCCTGACGGTCAGCTCTTATCTGCATTGTTATAGCTGCTTGCTAAAACCCAACAGGATTATAGACCATTGTGCATGATTATGAGCTTTAATATCTCGGTGCTGTGCGTTGCTTCAAACTGTGGCAGAGCTTGTCACTACGGCCAATGTTATCCATTAAGTGTCTATGGGGACCACCAAGGGGTAGCTAGCCGCCTTGGTGGTGAATTTTCAGCCAATGGTGATGGCAGGTAGTACCGGTTTTGGCAAGACCAGTTTTTCGGTGGGGGCCATCACTTCGGCGCTGCCTTTAGCTACCGTTTTCCCGTGTTGGTTGATAGCGGTGGTATTGAGAGTGACAAATTTTTTGGCATCATTCTTGGCGGTCACTTCCAGTTCGACAGTGACGGTGTCGCCAATTTTAACCGGGGCACGAAATGACAGGCTCTGTCCTAGATAAATGGTACCTGGTCCCGGCAGTTCCAGGGCCAGTGCCGCAGAAATAACTGATCCGGTCCAGGCTCCGTGGCCAATTCGCTCCTGAAACATCGTGCTGGCGGCAAATTCAGCGTCCAAATGCACGGGATTTACATCACCTGATACCGCAGCAAACATGACCAGATCGTCTTCAGACAGGGTTTTGCTGTAGCTGGCAGTTTGGCCGATGGTGATTTCGTCGTAGGTTACATTTTGTAGCGTGCTCACATTAGGTCCTTAATTTATTGAGATTAAAGCGGCATTGTAGACGATTCTATTCTGGCGCTCTAATCCATAGTTGCTTAATCAATAGCGATGCCCATTACAGCGGAACTGATCTTTTGACGATTGCTACTGAGTTAGATACTCTGCGCTGTCGGCAACTCGGGGTCAGATGCAAACGACGATTATCCAACAGGCGTTAGTTAAACAGGGTATAGATCCTGAGGCGGACTTGCGTGCTGGCACGCATTTAGTGCAGCTGTTTCAACAGGCGGTTGAGCAGTTTGGCCCCAGTCCCGCAGTGACTAGCTTAGGGCATACACTGAGTTACCAGCAGTTGGGTGAACTGGCACAGCGTTTTGCTGCCTATTTACAATTGCACACCGATCTGCAGCCCGGCGATCGCATCGCCATTCAATTGCCTAACTTAATTCAGTATCCGGTGGTGTTGTACGGTGCCTTGATGGCTGGTTTGGTGGTGGTGAATACCAACCCGCTTTACTCAGGACGAGAGCTGGAACACCAGCTCAATGATTCTGGCGCCAAGGCTATCGTGGTATTGGCGAATGTAGCTAACACTTTGCAGCAAGTAGTGGCCAATACCCGCATTAACTATGTGGTGGTTACCGAACTGGCCGATCTTCACCCCTGGCTGCAGCGCTACGGTATTAA from Oceanicoccus sp. KOV_DT_Chl encodes the following:
- a CDS encoding MaoC/PaaZ C-terminal domain-containing protein; translation: MSTLQNVTYDEITIGQTASYSKTLSEDDLVMFAAVSGDVNPVHLDAEFAASTMFQERIGHGAWTGSVISAALALELPGPGTIYLGQSLSFRAPVKIGDTVTVELEVTAKNDAKKFVTLNTTAINQHGKTVAKGSAEVMAPTEKLVLPKPVLPAITIG